One Gemella haemolysans ATCC 10379 DNA segment encodes these proteins:
- a CDS encoding ClbS/DfsB family four-helix bundle protein, translated as MPRPETKNDLMIVAKESYEKLNLLISKMTSEELNTPFDFSEDKKKKEAHWRRDKNLRDILIHLYEWHKLILNWVCSNQKGEEKSFIPEPYNWRTYGDMNVEFWKKHQNTSLEEATNALQKSHKDVLKLAENFTNEELFSKKVYKWVGGSTLGSYFVSATSSHYNWAIKK; from the coding sequence GTGCCAAGACCAGAAACAAAAAATGATTTAATGATAGTTGCTAAGGAAAGTTATGAAAAGTTAAACTTACTTATTTCAAAGATGACGAGTGAAGAGTTAAATACACCCTTTGATTTTTCAGAAGATAAAAAGAAAAAAGAAGCTCATTGGAGAAGAGATAAAAACTTAAGAGATATCTTAATTCATCTCTATGAATGGCATAAACTTATTTTGAATTGGGTATGTTCCAATCAAAAAGGAGAAGAGAAATCATTTATTCCTGAACCATATAACTGGAGAACTTACGGCGATATGAATGTAGAATTTTGGAAGAAGCATCAGAATACGTCTCTTGAAGAAGCAACAAATGCTTTACAAAAATCTCATAAAGATGTTTTGAAACTAGCCGAAAATTTTACAAATGAAGAATTATTTTCAAAAAAAGTTTATAAATGGGTTGGTGGAAGTACATTGGGATCTTATTTTGTCAGTGCTACTTCTAGCCATTATAATTGGGCTATAAAAAAATAA
- a CDS encoding YSIRK-type signal peptide-containing protein (The YSIRK form of extended signal peptide directs nascent proteins to the cross-wall site, while signal peptides lacking YSIRK direct proteins instead to the cell pole. A large fraction of YSIRK proteins are surface proteins anchored by sortase-mediated processing of a C-terminal LPXTG motif.) — MFSTRKYSIRKVSVGIASVLIGIVAGSLGTAYAHEDTNNVVVTAESNHDVNLEHVNKPVLEEVEKPMPKPELAPKPVEPMAPPVCEDCKHEENIVEPKRESHLVNVVDKPALEKVENPIPVPEVVSKPEKKNESVTPVTGANKADNLFKSVLEDKIDWNTIDEKEFVNYLFADIKVDKKKEQEIKEVWLIKVNELLAVEPNNINLQKVKAILENSLKSNSLVEIEKPKEEKVTEDKKENKESEKDETKKVTPKEEKITEDKKEKNESEKDETKKAASKEEKVTETKKENKEPAKAEDKKENKESIKETDKKEVPKGQTVPENKQEVPSKETPKITSDKTDSSNNKKQETSENNAPVKNKVLSATLSGRDVAVSFDKNKIKADDVFVGAINDEKLNKTIIEKLGSEYKVIEVFEIHFKKDGKKIDSDAERTVKVSVVKNDNAELEVYHIADNNILEKVESSFSDSSLQFKINHFSKFTILERIRVGAKDLESRVQIVTPVKAEYKAENKKEDSDNSNKVNNDKKEELPKTGLESEKTTSIALLALGTAIAIRRKQKQ; from the coding sequence ATGTTTAGTACGAGAAAATATTCGATTAGAAAGGTTTCAGTAGGTATTGCTAGTGTTCTAATAGGCATTGTTGCTGGCTCTCTTGGAACAGCTTATGCACACGAAGACACAAACAATGTTGTTGTAACTGCAGAATCTAATCACGATGTTAATTTAGAGCATGTAAACAAACCTGTTTTAGAAGAAGTTGAAAAACCAATGCCTAAACCTGAATTAGCACCAAAACCCGTAGAGCCTATGGCACCTCCAGTGTGTGAAGATTGTAAACATGAAGAAAATATAGTAGAACCTAAAAGAGAATCTCACCTGGTGAATGTAGTCGATAAGCCTGCTTTAGAAAAAGTTGAAAACCCAATTCCTGTACCCGAAGTTGTGTCAAAACCTGAAAAGAAAAATGAATCGGTAACGCCAGTAACAGGGGCTAATAAAGCAGATAATTTATTTAAATCTGTTTTAGAAGATAAGATAGATTGGAATACTATTGACGAGAAAGAATTTGTAAATTATTTATTTGCTGATATTAAAGTCGATAAAAAGAAAGAACAAGAAATAAAAGAAGTATGGTTAATTAAAGTTAATGAGTTATTAGCAGTTGAACCTAATAATATAAATCTTCAAAAGGTAAAAGCTATTTTGGAAAATTCTTTAAAGAGTAATTCTTTAGTAGAAATAGAAAAACCAAAAGAAGAAAAAGTAACTGAGGATAAGAAAGAAAACAAGGAATCAGAGAAAGATGAGACTAAAAAAGTCACACCTAAAGAAGAAAAAATAACTGAGGATAAGAAAGAAAAGAATGAATCAGAGAAAGATGAGACTAAAAAAGCTGCATCTAAAGAAGAAAAAGTAACTGAGACTAAAAAAGAAAATAAAGAACCAGCAAAAGCAGAAGATAAGAAAGAAAATAAAGAATCTATAAAAGAAACTGATAAGAAGGAAGTTCCTAAAGGACAAACTGTTCCAGAAAATAAGCAAGAAGTTCCTAGCAAAGAAACTCCAAAAATAACTTCAGATAAAACAGATTCATCTAATAATAAAAAACAAGAAACCTCAGAGAATAATGCGCCAGTTAAAAATAAAGTTTTATCTGCAACATTATCAGGGCGTGATGTAGCTGTATCTTTTGATAAAAACAAAATAAAAGCTGACGATGTCTTTGTAGGTGCGATAAATGATGAGAAACTAAATAAAACTATTATTGAAAAATTAGGTAGTGAATATAAAGTTATTGAAGTTTTTGAAATTCATTTTAAAAAAGATGGGAAAAAAATAGATAGTGATGCTGAACGTACAGTTAAAGTATCAGTAGTGAAAAATGATAATGCAGAATTAGAAGTATATCACATAGCAGACAACAATATTCTAGAAAAAGTTGAAAGTAGCTTTAGTGATAGTTCGCTGCAATTCAAAATAAACCACTTCAGCAAATTTACTATTCTAGAAAGAATTAGAGTAGGAGCTAAAGATTTAGAAAGCCGTGTTCAAATAGTAACACCGGTTAAAGCAGAGTATAAAGCTGAAAATAAAAAAGAGGATTCTGATAATAGTAATAAGGTTAATAATGACAAAAAAGAAGAATTACCTAAAACTGGCTTAGAGTCAGAGAAGACTACTAGTATAGCGTTATTAGCTCTAGGGACAGCAATAGCGATTAGAAGAAAACAAAAACAATAG
- a CDS encoding DUF5960 family protein, with the protein MNRLNQHEVQFDYFSSNYDQFEKDFYKYSALNVPLTFLTDDILNLMVNNNSNFFRLTANKSKDKRDHYFFFKVQTPLENKMVRIFQYIGHKFINEK; encoded by the coding sequence ATGAACAGACTTAATCAACATGAAGTCCAATTTGATTATTTTAGTAGTAATTACGATCAATTCGAAAAAGATTTCTATAAATATTCTGCATTAAATGTACCCTTAACATTTTTAACAGACGATATTCTAAATTTAATGGTAAATAACAATAGTAATTTTTTCAGATTAACTGCTAATAAATCAAAAGATAAAAGGGATCACTACTTCTTTTTCAAAGTTCAAACTCCTTTAGAAAATAAAATGGTGAGAATCTTTCAATATATTGGACATAAATTCATAAATGAAAAATAA
- a CDS encoding UV-damage repair protein UvrX has product MSNANPLLAKLALDNEAKKTPTMRANWSYEDVETKVWNISSLTDFWGIGNRTEKRLNKLKNIFC; this is encoded by the coding sequence ATGAGTAATGCAAATCCTCTTTTGGCAAAACTTGCTCTAGATAATGAGGCGAAAAAAACTCCAACTATGCGCGCTAATTGGTCATATGAAGATGTTGAAACAAAAGTATGGAACATATCTTCACTTACTGATTTTTGGGGGATAGGAAACAGAACAGAAAAAAGATTAAATAAATTAAAAAATATATTCTGTTAA
- a CDS encoding LexA family transcriptional regulator, whose translation MFCNNRLKSLRTKQKVSQTAVAKHLGVTRAAYNSWEKGKYIPNKKNLDELALYFNVETTYFESEYEIVNKYLQLNEINQKKLLTMANELYVSQLYKYQVHAKLSAGLGNFYYEDYEFDTVYFDKDISHDIASWIDGDSMEPKYYSGDVALIKKTGYDFDGLDYAVVYNEETYIKKVFLEENTVHLVSINDNYKDIIAPIEEVNIVGVVTDSFKPIKEV comes from the coding sequence ATGTTTTGTAATAATAGATTGAAATCCTTACGTACTAAACAAAAAGTTTCTCAAACTGCAGTAGCTAAACACCTTGGTGTTACACGTGCCGCCTACAATAGTTGGGAAAAAGGAAAATACATACCTAATAAAAAAAATTTAGACGAACTGGCACTTTACTTTAATGTAGAGACTACTTACTTTGAATCAGAGTATGAGATAGTTAATAAATATCTCCAATTAAACGAGATAAATCAAAAGAAACTTTTGACCATGGCTAACGAGCTATATGTTTCTCAATTATATAAATATCAAGTTCACGCAAAATTATCCGCTGGTTTAGGTAATTTTTATTATGAAGATTATGAGTTCGATACTGTTTACTTCGACAAAGACATATCACACGATATAGCCTCTTGGATTGATGGGGATTCTATGGAACCAAAATACTACAGCGGAGATGTTGCCTTGATTAAAAAAACTGGATACGATTTTGACGGATTGGATTATGCAGTAGTCTACAATGAGGAAACATACATAAAAAAAGTCTTTCTAGAAGAAAATACAGTTCATCTAGTTTCTATTAATGACAACTACAAAGACATCATAGCACCGATAGAAGAAGTAAATATAGTAGGAGTTGTTACAGATTCATTTAAACCTATAAAAGAGGTGTAA
- a CDS encoding serine hydrolase codes for MKADTPTMNAYGLYYDYANMTLPEVIQAYAKEYGIKNSQIAFSYKNLATGELIEMNETQPMTAGSTYKLPLNMLVVDNFEKYNLSMTKRYDITNTYYEYDGEHNTYVKVFKGAMTIPQMQYYSLVHSENTPAYALADRLGGMSEVYKMYSNYGESKAELKNFSTENKTTTNYYIQVLQHLWDNREKYKDIRAYIGESFPGDYYKRYLPNLVIEQKPGYVKEALNVDAIVYEKTPYIIALYTAGLGGATPATEEVNLVGLDQVGQISYVINEWHRVNMNP; via the coding sequence ATGAAAGCTGATACCCCTACTATGAATGCATATGGTTTATATTATGATTATGCTAATATGACTTTACCTGAAGTTATACAAGCATATGCAAAAGAATATGGGATAAAAAACTCACAAATAGCTTTTTCATATAAAAACCTAGCAACTGGTGAGTTAATTGAAATGAATGAAACTCAACCTATGACTGCTGGTTCTACATATAAATTGCCACTTAATATGTTAGTAGTAGATAACTTTGAAAAATATAACTTATCTATGACTAAACGTTATGATATTACTAACACTTACTATGAATATGATGGTGAACACAACACATATGTTAAAGTTTTTAAAGGGGCTATGACTATTCCCCAAATGCAATACTATTCATTAGTTCATTCAGAAAATACTCCTGCGTACGCCCTTGCCGATCGTCTTGGAGGTATGAGCGAAGTATACAAAATGTATAGCAACTACGGTGAGTCTAAAGCAGAATTAAAAAACTTTAGTACAGAAAATAAAACAACAACTAACTATTATATTCAAGTATTACAACACTTGTGGGATAATAGAGAAAAATATAAAGATATTCGTGCATATATTGGTGAATCTTTCCCAGGAGACTACTATAAACGTTATCTTCCAAATCTAGTAATAGAACAAAAACCTGGATATGTAAAAGAAGCACTAAATGTTGATGCTATTGTTTATGAGAAAACACCTTACATTATCGCTTTATATACTGCAGGTTTAGGCGGAGCTACCCCTGCTACTGAAGAAGTAAACCTTGTTGGATTAGATCAAGTAGGACAAATTTCTTATGTTATAAACGAATGGCACCGTGTTAATATGAATCCATAA
- a CDS encoding phosphatase PAP2 family protein → MTKNNQKRLVIFFIVMFGLIASGYNNFLKPLDSIIINFIQGLENPMLTSIYLNTTNIADQKPSVIITAIIVIILFVSKFKREALFLTLTMGTCGIVMAFIKIIFNRPRPNIHRLVELNSLSFPSGHTTSATIMYLTLALIFIKLSKKGNNNYFPILIAIMGILFIATSRVYLGVHYPTDTMAGMCLGSVIVLTYNLIYYDKK, encoded by the coding sequence ATGACAAAAAATAATCAAAAACGTTTAGTTATATTTTTTATAGTGATGTTTGGTCTTATTGCGAGTGGTTACAATAATTTTTTGAAGCCTTTGGATAGTATAATTATTAATTTTATTCAAGGTTTAGAAAATCCAATGCTTACAAGCATATATTTAAATACAACAAATATAGCAGATCAAAAACCTAGTGTAATAATAACTGCTATAATAGTTATTATTTTATTTGTGAGTAAGTTTAAAAGAGAGGCTCTATTTTTAACTCTTACAATGGGAACGTGTGGTATAGTGATGGCGTTTATTAAGATAATTTTTAATCGTCCTAGACCTAATATTCATCGTTTAGTAGAATTAAATAGCTTAAGTTTTCCTAGTGGGCACACGACTTCAGCGACAATAATGTATTTAACATTGGCGTTAATATTTATTAAATTATCGAAGAAAGGAAATAATAATTATTTTCCTATTCTTATAGCGATAATGGGAATTTTATTTATAGCGACTTCTAGAGTATATTTAGGAGTACATTATCCGACGGATACGATGGCGGGGATGTGTTTAGGTAGCGTAATAGTATTAACTTATAATCTTATTTATTATGATAAAAAGTAG